A portion of the Kribbella jejuensis genome contains these proteins:
- the aceB gene encoding malate synthase A yields MSVDVTGPMHERYDEILSERALGLIETLHRAYDGRRRELLERRAERVAAIAAGTELGFLPETKDIRDDPDWRVAPPAPGLVDRRVEITGPTDRKMTINALNSGAKVWLADQEDANTPTWENVVGGQLNLLDAITRKIDFSTDTKTYALKPDDELATIVVRPRGWHLPEKHILVDGEQTSGSLVDFALYFAACAQLQLDRGQGPYFYLPKMESHLEARLWNDVFVTAQEALGIPRGTIRATVLIETYPAAFEMEEILYELREHSAGLNAGRWDYMFSVIKTHRTSGKAFQLPDRNSVTMTVPFMRAYTELLVRTCHKRGAHAIGGMAAFIPSKDPAVNEVAFAKVEADKTREAGDGFDGSWVAHPGMVETCKAVFDKVLGSEPNQLDKLREDVSVTAEQLLDVAATPGEVTEEGLRNNVSVAIQYLAAWLEGTGAVGIFNLMEDAATAEISRSQIWQWRRNEVVLDTGDTVTTELVERIADEEIAKLGTPDHYTAARSLFLEVALADDYVDFLTQPAYERFN; encoded by the coding sequence GTGTCAGTCGACGTCACCGGCCCGATGCACGAGCGGTACGACGAGATCCTCAGTGAGCGTGCGCTCGGGTTGATCGAGACGCTGCACCGGGCGTACGACGGGCGTCGGCGGGAGCTGCTCGAGCGGCGGGCCGAGCGGGTCGCGGCGATCGCGGCCGGGACGGAGCTCGGGTTCCTGCCGGAGACGAAGGACATCCGGGACGATCCGGACTGGCGCGTCGCGCCGCCGGCTCCGGGGCTGGTCGACCGGCGGGTGGAGATCACCGGGCCGACCGATCGGAAGATGACGATCAATGCGCTGAACTCGGGCGCCAAGGTGTGGCTGGCCGACCAGGAGGACGCGAACACCCCGACCTGGGAGAACGTCGTCGGCGGCCAGCTGAACCTGCTCGACGCGATCACCCGGAAGATCGACTTCAGCACCGACACCAAGACCTACGCACTGAAGCCGGACGACGAGCTCGCGACGATCGTCGTCCGGCCGCGCGGCTGGCACCTGCCGGAGAAGCACATCCTGGTCGACGGTGAGCAGACGTCCGGCTCGCTGGTGGACTTCGCGCTGTACTTCGCAGCCTGCGCGCAGCTGCAGCTCGACCGCGGCCAGGGACCGTACTTCTACCTGCCGAAGATGGAGTCGCACCTCGAGGCGCGGCTGTGGAACGACGTGTTCGTGACCGCGCAGGAGGCACTCGGGATCCCGCGTGGGACGATCCGCGCGACTGTGCTGATCGAGACGTACCCGGCGGCGTTCGAGATGGAGGAGATCCTCTACGAGCTCCGCGAGCACTCCGCCGGCCTGAACGCGGGCCGCTGGGACTACATGTTCAGCGTGATCAAGACGCATCGCACCAGCGGCAAGGCGTTCCAGCTGCCCGACCGCAACAGCGTGACGATGACCGTGCCGTTCATGCGCGCGTACACCGAGCTCCTGGTCCGGACCTGCCACAAGCGTGGGGCGCACGCGATCGGCGGCATGGCGGCGTTCATCCCGAGCAAGGACCCGGCGGTCAACGAGGTCGCGTTCGCGAAGGTCGAGGCCGACAAGACCCGCGAGGCCGGCGACGGCTTCGACGGTTCGTGGGTCGCACATCCGGGCATGGTGGAGACCTGTAAGGCCGTCTTCGACAAGGTCCTCGGCTCCGAACCCAACCAGCTCGACAAGCTCCGTGAGGATGTCTCGGTGACCGCCGAGCAGCTGCTGGACGTCGCGGCCACGCCCGGCGAGGTGACCGAGGAGGGCCTGCGCAACAACGTCAGCGTCGCGATCCAGTACCTCGCCGCGTGGCTCGAGGGCACCGGCGCGGTCGGCATCTTCAACCTGATGGAGGACGCCGCGACCGCGGAGATCTCCCGCTCACAGATCTGGCAGTGGCGCCGCAACGAAGTCGTCCTCGACACCGGCGACACCGTCACCACCGAACTCGTCGAACGAATCGCCGACGAGGAAATCGCCAAACTAGGCACCCCCGACCACTACACCGCGGCCCGCTCCCTCTTCCTCGAAGTAGCCCTAGCCGACGACTACGTCGACTTCCTGACCCAACCCGCCTACGAACGCTTCAACTGA
- a CDS encoding cupin domain-containing protein produces MAEPVRVIKAGDLVAADPTSGMLRMRAFELPILWAGQVVTEPGAISGWHHHDKNESSLYIVSGVLRLEFEGSDNYLDAVAGDFVHVPAFTIHRESNPGRTPSLAVIARAGGGIPTVNVDAPR; encoded by the coding sequence ATGGCTGAACCTGTTCGTGTGATCAAGGCCGGCGACCTGGTCGCCGCCGACCCGACGTCCGGCATGCTCCGGATGCGGGCCTTCGAACTGCCGATCCTGTGGGCCGGCCAGGTCGTCACCGAGCCCGGCGCGATCTCCGGCTGGCACCACCACGACAAGAACGAGAGCAGCCTCTACATCGTCTCCGGCGTCCTACGCCTCGAATTCGAAGGCTCCGACAACTACCTGGACGCGGTCGCCGGCGACTTCGTCCACGTCCCCGCCTTCACCATCCACCGCGAAAGCAACCCAGGCCGCACCCCGTCCCTCGCCGTCATCGCAAGAGCAGGCGGCGGAATCCCCACCGTCAACGTCGACGCACCGCGCTAA
- a CDS encoding S1 family peptidase: MRISRGVLVVAGLLTLTSGAKPCIVGGTVTSVTEAPWVIALNTTQSNSSSGRYCGAALVKPDKIVTAAHCMDEATSTYYAVQGRADLGDPTVGRVSAISKVWIHPGYNTKNNRYDIAVLTLAKPFTGVPVLPLETRARADAAGAVPTVYGWGETQDTGPDETLQKAAVPDLGDKTCLANKSYVANGYAAATNVCAGYLQGGTDACQGDSGGPLVLNGRLLAVVSWGEGCAQPGNPGVYAEIAPVAKALEAQLRQDR; encoded by the coding sequence ATGAGAATCTCACGCGGAGTACTTGTTGTCGCTGGACTGCTGACGCTGACGTCCGGCGCGAAGCCGTGCATCGTGGGCGGGACGGTGACCAGTGTCACCGAGGCGCCATGGGTGATCGCGCTCAACACCACGCAGTCCAACTCGTCCAGCGGGCGGTACTGCGGCGCTGCGCTCGTGAAGCCGGACAAGATCGTCACGGCTGCCCACTGCATGGACGAGGCGACCTCGACGTACTACGCGGTGCAGGGCCGGGCCGACCTCGGAGACCCCACGGTCGGACGGGTGTCGGCGATCAGCAAGGTGTGGATCCACCCCGGGTACAACACGAAGAACAACCGATACGACATCGCCGTACTGACGCTGGCGAAGCCGTTCACCGGGGTGCCGGTGCTGCCCTTGGAGACGCGGGCCCGGGCTGACGCGGCGGGCGCCGTACCGACCGTCTACGGCTGGGGCGAGACGCAGGACACCGGGCCGGACGAGACGCTGCAGAAGGCCGCCGTACCGGACCTTGGCGACAAGACCTGCTTGGCGAACAAGAGCTACGTCGCGAACGGGTACGCCGCTGCGACGAACGTCTGCGCCGGGTATCTGCAAGGCGGCACCGACGCGTGCCAGGGCGACTCCGGTGGACCGCTGGTCCTCAACGGCCGGCTGCTGGCAGTAGTGTCCTGGGGCGAAGGCTGCGCCCAACCAGGCAACCCCGGCGTCTACGCCGAGATCGCACCCGTCGCCAAAGCACTCGAGGCGCAGCTTCGGCAGGATCGTTGA
- the glgX gene encoding glycogen debranching protein GlgX, with the protein MQKWPGRPYPLGATYDGAGTNFAVFSEVAERVDLSLLGDDGTEQLVPLTEVDGFVFHAYLPGVQPGQRYGFRVHGPYSPADGHRCNPSKLLLDPYAKAVDGQIDGDESLFSYRFEKPDELNTMDNREHTMLSVVTNPFFDWGNDRPPGHAYHETVIYEAHVKGLTKTHPGLPENIRGTYAGIGHPAIIEHLRELGVSAIELMPVHQFAQDGHLQEIGLSNYWGYNTIGFFAPHNAYASTGTRGQQVTEFKAMVKALHEADIEVILDVVYNHTAEGNEFGPTLSFKGIDNAAYYRLVDEDKQHYYDTTGTGNSLLMRHPHVLQLIMDSLRYWVTEMHVDGFRFDLAATLARQFHEVDRLSAFFDLVQQDPVVSQVKLIAEPWDIGDGGYQVGNFPPLWTEWNGKYRDTVRDYWRGEKSTLAEFASRLTGSSDLYQDDGRRPLASINFITAHDGFTMRDLVSYNEKHNEANGEGGNDGESFNRSWNCGVEGPTDDPEVLRLRAKQERNFLTTLLISQGVPMIAHGDELGRTQQGNNNVYCQDNELSWIDWDLQEPQKHLLEFTRALVRLRNNHPVLRRRRFFHGDTGIDGLGDLVWFTPNGKEMQNGDWQRDDARAIAVFLNGDAISEPDSRGEPVVDDSFLVLLNGNFEPVDFLLPPEEYGESWTVVVDTTTPTGTGDADAHAAGSTVELDARSMLVMTRPRQAAG; encoded by the coding sequence GTGCAGAAATGGCCTGGTCGTCCTTACCCCCTCGGCGCCACGTACGACGGCGCCGGGACGAACTTCGCAGTGTTCTCGGAGGTTGCCGAACGAGTTGACCTGTCGCTGCTCGGCGACGACGGAACCGAACAGCTGGTTCCGCTGACCGAGGTGGATGGGTTCGTCTTCCACGCCTACCTACCGGGTGTGCAGCCCGGACAGCGGTACGGCTTCCGTGTGCACGGTCCGTACAGCCCGGCCGACGGGCACCGCTGCAATCCCTCCAAGCTTCTCCTGGACCCGTATGCGAAGGCCGTCGACGGCCAGATCGACGGTGACGAGTCGCTGTTCAGCTACCGGTTCGAGAAGCCGGACGAGCTGAACACCATGGACAACCGCGAGCACACCATGCTCTCGGTGGTCACCAACCCGTTCTTCGACTGGGGCAACGACCGCCCGCCGGGCCACGCGTACCACGAGACGGTCATCTACGAGGCACACGTCAAGGGCCTCACCAAGACCCACCCCGGGCTGCCGGAGAACATCCGCGGTACGTACGCCGGCATCGGGCACCCCGCGATCATCGAGCACCTCCGGGAGCTCGGGGTCTCCGCGATCGAGCTGATGCCGGTGCATCAGTTCGCCCAGGACGGGCACCTACAGGAGATCGGGCTGTCGAACTACTGGGGGTACAACACGATCGGGTTCTTCGCACCGCACAACGCCTACGCGTCCACCGGGACCCGCGGGCAGCAGGTGACCGAGTTCAAGGCGATGGTGAAAGCGCTGCACGAGGCCGACATCGAGGTGATCCTCGACGTCGTCTACAACCACACCGCCGAGGGGAACGAGTTCGGTCCGACGCTGTCCTTCAAGGGCATCGACAACGCGGCGTACTACCGGTTGGTGGACGAGGACAAGCAGCACTACTACGACACCACCGGTACCGGGAACAGCCTGCTGATGCGTCACCCGCACGTACTGCAGCTGATCATGGACTCGCTGCGCTACTGGGTCACCGAGATGCATGTGGACGGCTTCCGCTTCGACCTGGCGGCCACGCTGGCCCGCCAGTTCCACGAGGTCGACCGGCTGTCGGCGTTCTTCGACCTGGTCCAGCAGGACCCGGTGGTGAGCCAGGTGAAGCTGATCGCGGAGCCGTGGGACATCGGCGACGGCGGCTACCAGGTCGGCAACTTCCCACCGCTGTGGACCGAGTGGAACGGCAAGTACCGCGACACCGTCCGCGACTACTGGCGCGGCGAGAAGTCCACGCTGGCCGAGTTCGCGTCCCGGCTCACCGGCTCGTCGGACCTGTACCAGGACGACGGCCGCCGGCCGCTGGCGAGCATCAACTTCATCACCGCCCATGACGGCTTCACCATGCGCGACCTCGTCTCGTACAACGAGAAGCACAACGAGGCCAACGGCGAGGGCGGCAACGACGGCGAGAGCTTCAACCGCTCCTGGAACTGCGGTGTCGAGGGTCCGACCGACGACCCCGAGGTACTGCGGCTGCGCGCCAAGCAGGAGCGCAACTTCCTGACCACCCTGCTGATCTCGCAGGGCGTACCGATGATCGCGCACGGCGACGAGCTCGGGCGGACCCAGCAGGGCAACAACAACGTCTACTGCCAGGACAACGAGCTGTCCTGGATCGACTGGGACCTGCAGGAACCGCAGAAGCACCTGCTGGAGTTCACCCGGGCACTGGTGCGGCTGCGCAACAACCACCCGGTACTGCGTCGGCGCCGGTTCTTCCACGGCGACACCGGGATCGACGGGCTCGGCGACCTGGTCTGGTTCACGCCGAACGGCAAAGAGATGCAGAACGGCGACTGGCAGCGCGACGACGCCCGCGCGATCGCGGTGTTCCTGAACGGCGACGCGATCTCGGAGCCGGACTCGCGGGGTGAGCCGGTGGTCGACGACTCGTTCCTGGTGCTGCTGAACGGCAACTTCGAGCCGGTCGACTTCCTGCTCCCACCGGAGGAGTACGGCGAGAGCTGGACGGTCGTGGTGGACACGACCACGCCGACCGGCACCGGGGACGCCGACGCGCACGCCGCCGGCTCGACGGTCGAGTTGGACGCCCGCAGCATGCTGGTGATGACCCGCCCGCGGCAGGCCGCCGGATGA
- the treY gene encoding malto-oligosyltrehalose synthase has product MNQVPQATYRFQLRAEFGFDDAAAMVPYLSSLGISHAYLSPILQAAPGSAHGYDVVDHSRLSEPMGGRPAFDRLSERLAQYRLGAVADVVPNHVAVPTPESLNKALWSVLRLGPGSPYADWFDVDWGAGNQPLLMAVLGQRIGKVLADNELSVDGDVLRYYDHEYPLRPGTEGLPIEELVTEQWYRLAHWRVADEELNYRRFFDVDTLAAVRQETQEVFDATHQLLLELLHEGKLNGYRIDHPDGLADPRGYLRRLAERTGGAWVVVEKILEGDEELPRDWPCAGTTGYDALLRVGGLFIDPAGAAPLAALHSELTGAPADFGQVVEQAKREIVQHGQYAEVHRLVELLARICQDDVRLRDHTRRAFHEVVAELLVQFDIYRAYVVPGEEAPATAVAAMERAAEKARANLDEDRQETLDVVLHLLLGRESSTIDEKARAELVVRFQQTCGPVMAKGVEDTAFYRWLRLSSLNEVGGDPEHFGVSPEEFHAYASRLNTHWPKTMTTLSTHDTKRSEDVRARLGVLSEQPAAWAEAVREWRRLSEDHRSPLLDGSTEYLFWQTLFGTWDNGPLAEDRMQGYLQKAMREAKQLTSWTSPDEEYEQTVAAFATAVLRDNTVLEAVRRFADEQTDFVRAATLGQKLVQLTMPGVPDVYQGTELVDLSLVDPDNRRPVDYERRIERLQHLDAGGKPVDLSDEKLLVTSRALRLRRQYPDAFAGSYTPLPTSNGHAVAFARGDAVITVATRLPAALQRLGGWGDSTVVLPSGRWKNVLTGREVEGAAVIADLLTDLPVALLVRS; this is encoded by the coding sequence ATGAACCAGGTCCCGCAGGCCACCTACCGGTTTCAGCTCCGCGCGGAGTTCGGCTTCGACGATGCCGCCGCGATGGTCCCGTACCTGTCGAGCCTGGGGATCTCGCACGCCTACCTGTCGCCGATCCTGCAAGCGGCACCCGGCTCCGCCCACGGGTACGACGTGGTGGACCACAGCCGGCTGTCCGAGCCGATGGGCGGCCGGCCCGCTTTCGACCGGCTCTCCGAACGGCTGGCCCAGTACCGGCTCGGCGCGGTCGCGGACGTCGTACCGAACCACGTCGCCGTACCGACGCCGGAAAGCCTGAACAAGGCCCTGTGGTCGGTGCTGCGGCTCGGGCCCGGTTCGCCGTACGCGGACTGGTTCGACGTGGACTGGGGCGCCGGGAACCAGCCCCTGCTGATGGCCGTACTAGGGCAGCGGATCGGCAAGGTGCTGGCGGACAACGAGCTGTCGGTCGACGGCGACGTACTGCGGTACTACGACCACGAGTACCCGCTACGCCCGGGCACCGAGGGACTGCCGATCGAAGAGCTCGTCACCGAGCAGTGGTACCGGCTGGCGCACTGGCGGGTCGCGGACGAGGAGCTGAACTACAGGCGCTTCTTCGACGTGGACACGCTCGCCGCAGTACGGCAGGAGACGCAGGAGGTCTTCGACGCAACGCACCAACTGCTGCTGGAGCTCCTGCACGAAGGGAAGCTCAACGGCTACCGCATCGACCACCCGGACGGCTTGGCCGACCCCCGTGGGTACCTCCGCCGCCTGGCAGAGCGCACCGGTGGCGCGTGGGTCGTGGTCGAGAAGATCCTCGAAGGCGACGAGGAGCTCCCACGAGACTGGCCCTGCGCGGGCACCACCGGGTACGACGCTCTGCTGAGAGTCGGCGGTCTGTTCATCGACCCTGCCGGCGCGGCACCGCTGGCGGCACTCCACTCCGAGCTCACAGGTGCACCGGCCGATTTCGGGCAGGTTGTGGAGCAGGCGAAGCGGGAGATCGTCCAGCACGGTCAGTACGCCGAGGTGCACCGCCTGGTCGAGCTGCTCGCTCGCATCTGCCAGGACGACGTCCGGCTGCGCGACCACACCCGACGGGCGTTCCACGAGGTCGTGGCAGAGCTGCTCGTCCAGTTCGACATCTACCGCGCGTACGTCGTCCCTGGTGAGGAGGCGCCCGCTACGGCTGTGGCCGCCATGGAGCGGGCGGCCGAGAAGGCCCGGGCGAATCTCGACGAGGACCGTCAGGAGACGCTGGACGTCGTACTGCATCTACTGCTCGGGCGGGAGAGCAGCACGATCGACGAGAAGGCCCGGGCCGAGCTGGTCGTCCGGTTCCAGCAGACGTGTGGTCCAGTGATGGCCAAGGGCGTCGAGGACACCGCGTTCTACCGGTGGCTGCGGCTCTCGTCGCTCAACGAGGTCGGTGGCGATCCGGAGCACTTCGGTGTCTCGCCGGAGGAGTTCCACGCGTACGCGTCCCGGCTGAACACGCACTGGCCGAAGACGATGACCACGCTGTCCACGCACGACACCAAGCGCTCTGAGGACGTACGTGCGCGGCTGGGTGTCCTGTCCGAGCAGCCGGCCGCTTGGGCGGAGGCCGTGCGCGAGTGGCGCCGCCTGTCGGAGGACCACCGCAGTCCGTTGCTGGACGGCAGTACGGAGTACCTCTTCTGGCAGACCCTCTTCGGCACGTGGGACAACGGTCCGCTTGCTGAGGACCGTATGCAGGGCTATCTGCAGAAGGCGATGCGAGAGGCCAAGCAGCTCACCTCGTGGACCTCCCCGGACGAGGAGTACGAGCAGACCGTCGCAGCGTTCGCTACGGCGGTCCTCCGCGACAACACGGTTCTTGAAGCAGTACGGCGTTTTGCGGACGAGCAGACGGACTTCGTGAGAGCGGCGACGCTCGGGCAGAAGCTCGTACAGCTGACGATGCCCGGCGTACCTGACGTGTACCAAGGGACCGAACTGGTCGACCTGTCGCTGGTGGACCCTGACAACCGGCGGCCCGTGGACTACGAGCGTCGCATCGAGCGGCTGCAGCACCTGGATGCAGGAGGTAAGCCCGTCGACCTGTCCGACGAGAAGCTGCTCGTCACGTCCAGGGCGCTCCGCCTCCGCCGGCAGTACCCGGACGCTTTCGCAGGCAGTTACACGCCATTGCCTACGTCCAACGGACATGCGGTCGCGTTCGCACGTGGCGACGCCGTGATCACGGTGGCGACCCGGTTGCCCGCAGCGCTGCAGCGGTTAGGCGGCTGGGGCGACAGTACAGTCGTACTGCCGAGCGGACGGTGGAAGAACGTGCTGACCGGGCGGGAAGTCGAGGGCGCAGCCGTCATCGCCGACCTGCTGACCGACCTGCCCGTCGCCTTGCTCGTCAGGAGCTGA